Proteins encoded by one window of Anaerosalibacter sp. Marseille-P3206:
- a CDS encoding response regulator transcription factor, whose product MIQMILREENYINITTATSVEEALSVFKNSEVDLAILDIMLPDGNGYDILKEIRKSSNIPVLFLSAKDDMEDQYHGFSLGADDYLTKPFYPKDLLFRIHAILKRAYPEDSKTTNLKHAIIHWDRAEIEKDNTFIPLKANEFAILEVLNRNNNRIVTIDNICQAVWGDAYYGYENSLMAHIRKIREKIEVNPSHPNSLITIKGLGYKLIVEGGK is encoded by the coding sequence ATGATTCAAATGATTTTGCGAGAGGAAAATTATATAAATATTACGACAGCAACTTCCGTTGAAGAAGCTCTGTCTGTTTTTAAAAATAGTGAGGTAGATTTAGCAATATTAGATATCATGCTTCCAGATGGAAATGGGTATGATATCCTAAAGGAAATTCGTAAGTCTTCAAATATACCTGTATTATTTTTATCGGCAAAAGATGATATGGAAGACCAATACCATGGATTTTCATTGGGAGCAGATGATTATTTAACTAAACCCTTTTACCCAAAAGATCTACTATTTCGCATCCATGCAATTTTAAAAAGAGCATATCCTGAGGATTCGAAAACTACAAATTTAAAACATGCAATTATTCATTGGGATCGTGCCGAAATAGAAAAAGACAATACTTTTATCCCTTTAAAAGCAAATGAGTTTGCAATTCTTGAAGTTCTTAATAGAAATAATAACCGTATTGTAACTATCGATAATATATGTCAAGCAGTATGGGGAGATGCCTATTATGGATATGAAAATTCACTGATGGCTCATATAAGAAAGATTCGTGAAAAAATTGAAGTTAATCCATCTCACCCAAATTCATTAATTACTATAAAGGGATTGGGATATAAGCTAATTGTGGAAGGAGGAAAATAA
- a CDS encoding LPXTG cell wall anchor domain-containing protein, whose translation MKIEKQAISISIGLFGGFLGIMMSRAPKVLRRILPWGYIGVLSPVKMISLKVGDGAVASFIPKTGFAIREIIYFLVAVGLMLLFSSILKKKNRR comes from the coding sequence TTGAAAATTGAGAAACAGGCTATTTCCATAAGCATTGGTTTGTTTGGTGGATTTTTAGGAATTATGATGAGTAGAGCACCAAAAGTTTTAAGACGAATTCTTCCCTGGGGATACATTGGAGTTTTATCACCAGTAAAAATGATTTCTCTAAAGGTTGGAGATGGAGCTGTAGCTAGTTTCATACCGAAAACAGGGTTTGCAATAAGAGAAATAATTTATTTTCTAGTAGCAGTAGGGCTTATGTTATTATTTTCAAGTATCTTGAAGAAAAAGAATAGAAGGTGA
- a CDS encoding ABC transporter ATP-binding protein, with amino-acid sequence MTNEVIKLNNLQKEIDGTKIVDIKGLTVKEGEIYGFLGPNGAGKSTTMKLILGLMEPTQGEISLFGKKVKGNRNHELKQIGSLIEEPSYYANLTGYENLMVMQKLLKFPKKNIMEALSIVGLVEAKDKLVKNYSLGMKQRLGIALAIVRFPKILILDEPTNGLDPAGIHEIRELIKSFLIIEN; translated from the coding sequence ATGACAAATGAAGTAATTAAGCTTAATAACTTACAAAAAGAAATAGATGGAACTAAAATTGTTGATATTAAAGGTCTTACTGTAAAGGAAGGTGAGATTTATGGATTTTTAGGTCCAAATGGTGCAGGTAAGTCTACTACAATGAAACTTATATTAGGTTTGATGGAACCAACACAAGGGGAAATTTCTCTTTTTGGGAAAAAGGTAAAAGGTAATAGAAATCATGAGTTAAAACAAATTGGTTCTCTTATTGAAGAACCATCATACTATGCCAATTTAACAGGATATGAAAACTTAATGGTTATGCAAAAATTATTAAAATTTCCTAAAAAGAATATCATGGAAGCATTGTCTATTGTAGGGTTAGTAGAAGCTAAGGACAAATTGGTGAAAAATTATTCTTTGGGAATGAAGCAGAGGCTTGGTATTGCCTTAGCTATTGTGAGATTTCCTAAGATTCTCATTTTAGACGAGCCTACCAATGGACTTGATCCAGCGGGAATACATGAAATACGAGAACTTATCAAAAGTTTTCTTATCATTGAAAATTGA
- a CDS encoding sensor histidine kinase, with protein sequence MFAFYWFSKGKLLRDILPITKAICDLPKGKEIKLEGNGELSYIQMALNDTSEKLKAQDSMRANWIAEVSHDIRTPLSLVLGYADQLSKSATLNEEEKKHLQKIISGSETIRSLIEDLNLTSRLEYNLTKIDNEPIDMVKLLRNIIVDFINQGDYEKYSFDFHIEPNNKFILKGNAGLLERAFRNLILNSIKHNPNGCDIYIHVVSYAKRMVITVKDNGKGCSEEKINALNKPTQIQIEKRKNQDSYHGLGLLIVKQVVELHNGEVMFYSGDTMGFQTEIHFPIQK encoded by the coding sequence TTGTTCGCTTTTTACTGGTTTTCTAAGGGTAAATTACTTAGAGATATTCTTCCTATTACAAAAGCAATTTGCGACTTGCCAAAAGGAAAAGAAATAAAACTAGAAGGTAATGGTGAATTGTCTTATATTCAGATGGCACTAAATGATACTTCAGAAAAGCTTAAAGCTCAAGATTCTATGCGTGCTAATTGGATTGCTGAGGTAAGTCATGATATTAGAACACCGCTATCTTTGGTATTAGGATATGCAGATCAATTATCCAAAAGTGCTACACTAAACGAAGAAGAAAAAAAACATCTTCAAAAGATCATCTCAGGTAGTGAAACCATTCGAAGTTTGATTGAGGATTTAAATTTGACATCAAGATTAGAATATAACCTTACTAAAATTGATAATGAACCTATTGATATGGTTAAACTACTTCGAAATATTATTGTAGATTTTATAAATCAAGGTGATTACGAAAAATATTCTTTCGATTTTCATATTGAACCAAATAATAAATTTATACTAAAAGGTAATGCAGGTCTTCTTGAAAGAGCTTTTCGAAATTTAATCTTGAATTCTATAAAACATAATCCCAATGGATGTGATATATATATTCATGTTGTATCTTATGCTAAAAGAATGGTAATCACAGTAAAAGATAATGGGAAAGGCTGCTCAGAAGAAAAAATAAATGCTCTAAACAAACCAACGCAAATACAAATTGAAAAAAGAAAGAATCAAGATAGTTACCATGGATTGGGACTATTAATTGTAAAACAAGTGGTAGAATTGCATAATGGAGAGGTTATGTTTTATAGTGGAGATACAATGGGTTTTCAAACTGAGATACACTTTCCTATACAAAAATAA
- a CDS encoding J domain-containing protein, which yields MNIFKKIAGKALYAIAKLISIILDVLIKTIETIVTVVGGIAKGFVALIGMGGCLIVFMLAGPLGFALLLHPAVLLTILFFVIFPILGTKFVSYLKYIKYIITEYLFDRAYFLIDGISYQFRSFDGYKDKYKKMEYERKRKEQQRRQEEQQKEWEERFRQWNEYQNYQRGNSGHSNYEWYGQNTGYGNQTYVNPTAEFKSKYEKSCDLLGVGYDADKYQIKLAYRKKAKEYHPDLNKSPNATEMFQQINNAYEFLSDGNIERYKNMI from the coding sequence ATGAATATATTTAAAAAGATAGCTGGAAAGGCTTTGTATGCTATAGCTAAATTGATATCAATAATATTGGATGTTTTAATTAAAACAATTGAGACCATAGTAACTGTTGTAGGAGGTATAGCAAAAGGATTTGTTGCCTTGATAGGCATGGGAGGTTGTTTAATAGTCTTTATGTTAGCTGGACCTTTAGGATTTGCATTGCTGTTACATCCAGCTGTACTTTTGACTATACTATTTTTTGTTATATTTCCAATACTGGGAACTAAATTTGTATCTTATTTAAAATATATAAAGTATATCATAACTGAGTATCTTTTTGATCGTGCTTATTTTCTTATAGACGGAATAAGTTATCAATTTAGATCATTTGATGGATACAAAGATAAATACAAAAAAATGGAATATGAGAGAAAAAGAAAAGAACAACAACGAAGACAAGAAGAGCAACAAAAAGAATGGGAAGAAAGATTTAGACAATGGAACGAATATCAAAATTATCAAAGGGGAAATAGTGGACATAGCAACTATGAATGGTATGGTCAAAATACTGGGTATGGTAATCAGACTTATGTAAACCCAACAGCTGAGTTTAAAAGTAAATATGAAAAAAGTTGTGATTTATTAGGCGTTGGATATGATGCAGATAAGTACCAAATAAAATTGGCATATAGAAAAAAAGCAAAAGAGTATCATCCAGATTTAAATAAATCACCAAATGCAACAGAGATGTTCCAACAGATAAATAATGCTTATGAGTTTTTAAGTGATGGTAATATAGAGAGGTATAAGAATATGATTTAG
- a CDS encoding creatininase, translated as MYENLKMENMTWQEFAKKKDDVIILPIGATEQHGPHLPTCVDAVLAREFAYRVAEKINGVVAPTLSYGYKSKPLSGGGPLFPGTIDLNGATLQALVMDIIDEFVRDGFTKIFILSAHFENEPFIIEAMDLCSTKYGDKVKILLTNWWDPMSPDVIDKVFDEVPFPGWALEHAAVTETSLMMYFAPELVREDKILDTENASPATYYRYPIEKNIVPETGILASAKSSSAARGKIIVDDVVPNIVKIVEEAFK; from the coding sequence ATGTATGAAAATCTAAAAATGGAAAACATGACATGGCAAGAATTTGCAAAGAAAAAAGATGATGTAATCATATTACCTATAGGTGCTACAGAACAACACGGTCCTCATCTACCTACCTGTGTAGATGCAGTACTTGCAAGAGAATTCGCTTATCGTGTAGCTGAAAAAATAAATGGCGTAGTTGCTCCAACTCTTTCCTATGGATATAAATCTAAACCATTAAGTGGTGGTGGACCATTATTCCCAGGAACTATTGATTTAAATGGAGCTACATTACAAGCTTTAGTAATGGATATAATCGATGAATTTGTTCGTGATGGTTTTACAAAAATATTTATTTTAAGTGCTCATTTTGAAAATGAACCATTTATTATAGAAGCTATGGATTTATGTTCTACAAAATATGGTGATAAAGTAAAGATTCTTCTTACAAACTGGTGGGATCCCATGTCACCTGATGTAATTGATAAGGTATTTGATGAAGTTCCTTTCCCAGGTTGGGCTCTAGAACACGCTGCTGTTACAGAAACTTCATTAATGATGTATTTTGCTCCAGAACTTGTTAGAGAAGACAAAATATTAGATACTGAAAATGCTAGTCCAGCAACTTATTATAGATATCCTATAGAAAAAAATATAGTTCCTGAAACAGGAATACTTGCATCAGCTAAATCATCTTCAGCTGCAAGAGGAAAAATAATTGTTGATGACGTTGTACCAAACATAGTCAAAATAGTTGAAGAAGCTTTTAAGTAA
- a CDS encoding TetR/AcrR family transcriptional regulator, which translates to MDNNNKNYKKIILSQAKDIAIKQGISKVNIRSVAKNSGIAIGTVYNYFPSKADLLVVIIEDFWKGAFSEIDWKDLEGNDFYQNLEQIYNILYSYLSKFKENWLEQLYLLKKDEKLLGKQRENKYFEKIYNIIIELMDMDNCIKEYQWSDIITKEKTAKFIFENMLIMLKSEEQDISFFIEILKIIFNQQ; encoded by the coding sequence ATGGATAACAATAATAAAAATTACAAGAAAATCATTTTATCACAAGCAAAAGACATCGCTATTAAACAAGGCATTTCAAAAGTAAATATTCGTTCAGTAGCAAAGAACAGCGGAATTGCCATTGGTACAGTGTATAACTATTTTCCATCAAAGGCAGATTTATTAGTAGTTATTATTGAAGATTTTTGGAAAGGTGCTTTTTCAGAGATTGATTGGAAGGACCTTGAAGGTAATGATTTTTATCAAAATTTAGAACAAATTTATAATATTTTATATTCATATCTTAGCAAATTTAAGGAAAACTGGTTAGAACAGTTGTATCTATTAAAAAAGGATGAAAAGTTGCTTGGAAAACAAAGAGAAAACAAATACTTTGAAAAAATTTATAATATAATAATAGAATTAATGGATATGGATAATTGTATCAAAGAGTATCAATGGTCTGATATCATTACAAAAGAAAAAACAGCAAAATTTATATTTGAGAATATGTTGATTATGCTTAAAAGTGAAGAACAAGATATAAGTTTTTTTATTGAAATTTTAAAAATAATATTTAATCAACAATGA
- a CDS encoding alpha/beta fold hydrolase, translated as MYSISRENVVFERKNENILYFNSPYPSGDKYVDKGKALLFEGHGKEGIVFVHGLGSRNFDYLKYYPENLAHYNYTTIMPVLPYHFERMPKDKKIDFLSGTSSDIEKRFYQSVTDILSCVDYLENIGMEKIHIMGFSFGGMIGTISKALDNRLDKAIFIVSGGNFLYITWKSVATKVLRVRYEDKGSCNIERCHKIHENFDEQAKKFSSIDDLNSLPNCFRYDPSLFAKMINQDKVLMINAAFDPFIPRKSSKDLWTKMGKPKRYILPSGHLTSHLWFKKFILKKSVKFLK; from the coding sequence ATGTATAGTATTTCTAGGGAAAATGTAGTTTTTGAAAGGAAAAATGAAAACATCTTATATTTTAATAGTCCATATCCTTCTGGTGATAAATATGTTGATAAGGGAAAAGCCCTATTATTTGAAGGGCATGGAAAGGAAGGTATAGTATTTGTACATGGTTTAGGTAGTAGAAATTTTGACTATTTAAAATACTATCCTGAAAATTTAGCCCACTACAACTATACGACAATAATGCCTGTCCTACCATATCATTTTGAAAGGATGCCTAAAGATAAAAAAATAGACTTTCTTTCTGGAACTTCAAGTGATATTGAAAAAAGATTTTATCAATCAGTTACTGATATACTATCTTGTGTTGATTATTTAGAAAATATCGGTATGGAGAAAATACATATTATGGGCTTTAGCTTTGGAGGTATGATAGGAACCATATCTAAAGCTTTAGATAATAGATTAGATAAAGCCATATTTATAGTTTCTGGAGGTAACTTTTTATACATTACATGGAAAAGCGTTGCAACTAAGGTACTTAGAGTTCGCTATGAAGATAAGGGTAGTTGCAATATAGAAAGATGCCATAAAATACATGAAAATTTTGATGAACAAGCTAAAAAATTTAGTAGCATAGATGATTTAAATAGTCTACCTAACTGTTTTAGATATGACCCATCATTGTTTGCGAAAATGATAAATCAAGATAAAGTTTTAATGATAAATGCAGCCTTTGATCCATTTATACCTAGAAAATCTTCTAAGGATTTGTGGACCAAAATGGGAAAGCCTAAAAGATATATACTTCCTTCAGGCCATTTGACATCACATTTATGGTTTAAAAAGTTTATTTTGAAGAAATCAGTAAAATTTTTGAAATGA
- a CDS encoding ABC transporter permease, whose amino-acid sequence MVAHTLSIVQKSDNIIVISNGKVSEQGTHEELLNNKGKYFDMWNAEQNLI is encoded by the coding sequence ATGGTTGCTCATACACTATCTATAGTTCAGAAATCAGACAATATAATTGTTATTTCAAACGGAAAAGTATCAGAACAAGGAACCCATGAAGAACTTTTAAACAACAAAGGAAAATATTTTGATATGTGGAATGCAGAGCAAAATTTAATATAG
- a CDS encoding ABC transporter permease, which produces MFNYITVEFKKTKKNYLLLIGLFFVAFSLFIGTGIFVMNRDVLNEGTLPLVLWGQSAFYYSQIFFPIMIAILCSVVVGVENRNKNWQRMKANGASIGRIVLSKIIILSIYVLLIQFIFYTLFMCIGKFVDIPFEKGDEVKFLLWTILGWLGGTSIISIQVFFNIRTESFTKPIGIATAGAFVGFFIIFISQDLLRIYPYSQGTVAMRSRVLMPMQGIDLILFIIINLVMFLVGHLFSVRTLKRRSY; this is translated from the coding sequence ATGTTTAATTATATTACAGTGGAATTTAAAAAAACAAAGAAGAATTATCTATTGCTTATTGGGCTATTCTTTGTGGCATTTAGTTTATTTATAGGAACAGGTATTTTTGTTATGAACCGAGATGTTTTAAATGAGGGAACCTTACCCCTTGTATTGTGGGGACAATCTGCTTTTTATTATAGTCAGATTTTCTTTCCAATTATGATAGCAATTCTCTGCTCTGTAGTTGTTGGAGTAGAAAATAGAAATAAGAATTGGCAAAGAATGAAAGCTAATGGAGCTAGTATAGGGAGGATCGTACTTAGTAAAATAATCATATTATCTATATATGTTTTATTAATTCAATTTATTTTTTATACTTTGTTTATGTGTATAGGAAAATTTGTTGATATTCCTTTTGAAAAAGGAGATGAAGTTAAGTTCCTATTATGGACGATTTTAGGATGGCTAGGAGGAACATCCATTATATCTATTCAAGTATTTTTTAATATTAGAACAGAGAGCTTTACCAAACCTATAGGAATTGCAACAGCAGGTGCATTTGTAGGATTCTTTATTATCTTTATCAGTCAAGATTTATTAAGAATTTATCCTTACTCACAAGGTACAGTAGCTATGAGATCTAGGGTATTAATGCCTATGCAAGGAATAGATTTAATATTATTTATCATTATTAATTTGGTAATGTTTTTAGTAGGGCATCTTTTCTCAGTACGTACACTAAAAAGAAGGAGTTATTAA